A segment of the Calonectris borealis chromosome 10, bCalBor7.hap1.2, whole genome shotgun sequence genome:
GCCAGCAGGGTCGGGGGCACCGTGCCTGCTCCTGACGCAGAGGGTCCCCCCAGGGCAACGGGATCCCGCGGGAAGGGACCCCCCGCAGTGGGAAGCCCCCCGCCCgtgcagcccccccagggccccaaggCGCCGTCCCCGGGTGGCTGCCGCCCGCATGGCctgcgccgtgccgtgccgcgccgggggcggcgggccccgcaCCTGAAGTCCTTGTCGGTGGAGGTCATCTTCTCCAGCAGGCTGGAGATGTGGTAGGAGACGCTGGCCAtcgcggcggcgccggggctgcgcgggaagatggcggcgggcgCAGGGGCCGGGGTCGCGCCGCCGCCGTCCGCCCGCTCCCCTCagggccgccgccggcgggcgcCCCCCCGAGGCGGCGGGCCGGGACCGAGGGCGGCGGCCCcacggggcggggcggcccccgccggcggggcccgcGGCGGCGCCAGGTTGTTTCTCCGTGCTCGGCCGGTGCCTCTCCCCGCTGCCGCGGGCTGCCCCGCTGCACAAGGCCCGGCCGAGACTGCACGCCGGCggacagggcagggcagccccctgCGCCTCTCCCCGGGCCCGCCGGGCGGTGCCGGGTCCCCTGCGCTGCGGGAGCGCCTCGGCGCTCGGGGGCAGCTTAGGGATCGCAGACGGAGAAGGGTCGGGACGGCCGCAAGTGCTGGCCTGGGTGTCCCAGGCGGGAGTCCcaggcggcagcgggccgccgggGAGGCCCGCGTCACAGCCGGCGTTCGGCCGCCTCCCGCCAGCCCTCCGTTCCCTGCCCGCAAGGCACGGCGAGGCCCTCCGCGGGCCTGGGCCCCGCACGCTGCGGCGGGGCTCTGGGGGACTCACACCGCGCGGATGTCCGCGCCTACGCACGGGCGGGGCGGAGGCACCGGCCCGCTGCCGGCGGAGCAAGGGCAGCGCCCCCGGAACCTCCGCGCCGGCGGAACCTCGGCGCGCAGGCGGGCGGGGCGTGCGCGCTGCGGCGGGGCCGTTTGGGTGTCGGACCGCCGTGCCACGTCTGAGGAGCGCGGCCAGAGGCCAGGCCAGGCCGCTCGCCGCCGGGAGCACCGCGAGGTCCGCCGCCGCCATGGtaggcccggggccggggggccaaGGAGGGGCCCAGACCTAGGCCCAGCTCCGTGGGGCGGCCGTCGGAGGGGCTCCGGgccgccctgcccctccccgcggcgcccgTCGGAGCAGGAGGGAGCGGTGGCGGGGGCTGCACGGCGGAGAACCGGCGGTGTCCCCGGTGCTCGGCCCGAGCGCAGCCGGGTCCGGCCTCCtggggcggggagcccgcgccgCGCCTGGGCACGGCACAAGGTGTGACGCGCCCGGCTGCTGCTTAACGGCAGCCCGGCCGGCGGCTGCTCCCtaccggggccgcggcggccgggagcTGCGGGGCCCGTGCCCGCGCCGGAGCTGGCGTGCTGCGCGGTGCGTGAGAGGCAGGCTCCCCGCCCGCGGCCACGCGTCGCCGTGTTAGTCGCCAGGCTTTGATGTGCGGTGTGCTTGTTcttgtttctcctctccccccgcaGGTCTCGGTTATTAACACCGTGGACACCTCTCACGAGGACATGATAGTAAGTGTGCGGGGGGCTGCTCTTCAGCGAAAACACCACCCGGCTCTGTGAACTGTGCTCTTCCCAGTTTTAACAGAACTGCTTTATGGCACTTTCTCGTGAGGGGTGAAGAGTATGATGTACAGACCCGTATAAAATGATGCACGTGGGATATTAGATGGAGAATACTGTCTGAAGTTCTGATAGCGCTATTTTGTACTGTATGGACAGGAACACGTAGCTACCGGGGGAAGGATAAATgatttaaaactgtaattttcaTGCCTAGACTTGTTTCTGCTTGCTTCTATGAAACAATATGTATACGTATACTAAATGGTACTGAACTTCAGCAGATGAAACTGATTTTCCTTTATGTGGATGTTTCTGGGAGCAGATGTGTAAGTAAGGGTAAGAGGAAACATTTCAAAGTAGTTTGTACAAGCAAGGAGCCCAGTTAAATAATGACGTTTCAAACATAAATAAGAGAGGTCAGTATTCTTGCATCCACTTGacatattaaacaaaaatacataaCTGGTCAAGGCTTTACAGTCAGTGGCACTAATTTCCTGTCCTCTCCTGAAAGTGCTGTGCATTACTGCTCTGAATTCCCTAGATTACTTCTGCGTAACATTTGTATAGTTAGTGAAAACAGCAACTGGGGAAATAATGACTCATGTGGCTTGTCTGGATTGCTTAAAAACTATCCTTTTTAACTCAGTCATCTGTTCACAACTCTTACagctacttttaaaatgttataagaTTTGTTAACAAAGCAGAACTCGCACGTGCTGACAGCAGCTTTTCCATCGCCTTGCAGCATGATGCTCAGATGGATTACTATGGCACACGGTTAGCGACCTGTTCTTCAGACAGATCCGTGAAAATCTTTGATGTTCGGAATGGAGGGCAAATCCTCATTGCGGACCTGAGAGGGTAAAGTGTCGTAAACAGAAGATTTTGATCTGTGGAAATCTTTAATGTTTTGTCATTTTGCCTCTTGGTAACATAAGATGCGTGGTAAATTCCTCCAAGGGAATAATTACATGGCTGGTTTTTGCTAAACAACTCTTCAGAGCTGTGAGGAGGGGACAGAGAGCCAGTTAGAAATAACACTGGGACTTTTTCATTCATTAAATACTTGACACCTATAATTTTCAAGAAGTAAACTCACAATTTTAATTGCTAATATAAGGATAAATGTTTGGAATTGTTTTCAACGGCAGTGGCTTTGTCTGACAGTCCTGTATGCTGTTTTTCATCTTGACATTACTGATATTCTTCATATCACTGCATTAACCACTTACAGAACACCCATCTACAATAACGATGGCTGTGAAACAGCTGCCGCTGGAATGggtttctctcagcttttccaaATAGCGTTGTTTCTTGCAGGCATGAAGGTCCCGTGTGGCAGGTCGCCTGGGCTCATCCTATGTACGGAAATATCTTGGCTTCCTGTTCCTATGACAGGAAGGTTATTatctggaaggaagaaaatggcaCTTGGGAAAAGACATACGAGTACACAGGGCATGATTCCTCAGGTATGTGGGGTCTGGAGCTGGGAAGTGGGACTGGGGATATGAGAAGATTCGGAAAGGTTGGAATAAACCCATCAGTGTTTAGGAAGAAAGCCTCTATCAAACAGGTAGGGATAAATTAATGGAGAGACAGTAAGTCTATTCAGCATAAAGAGAACATTTACGTAACGTCATATTGCTGGATAACCTCCTGTCCTGATTCATACAATGTTTGCATAGGAGCTGTTCCACAAATCAATCAGCTTGCAAATAAACAAGCGTACTGAATTCTTAAGGAAAATATTGTGTGTATCCActacaggaagaaaggaaaaaggtggATTTTAgtatgctgctttttgttttacaatgGAAACTGTTTTTGTTCAGATGATTGTCTTCCTACATGCAGATCTGAGAAGTCTCCAGTTTCGTTGCTAATCTAGGCTTTAAATACTATGCCTGTCATTCAGCTTTTGTTCTGGAGTCAGCGATACTCTTCACTGTTGCAGGGGATAGTCAGAGTTTTTAATCTCTCATTAAGAGTGCTCTTTTGGTGTTCTCATTCTAAAAGGGTGCCAAGAATGAAGGCAGTTTTCTGTCATTCAGTAAACAATGTTAATTGACTGGCTTtgctgaaattcaggaaaactaAGACTCTTATTCTTAGCTTTCAAAGCTGCTCACTTTTAGTGACTATTCCACTATTAGTCACTGATTTGGTTAGTCAATTTTAGGTAGTCACTGTGTTGTAATCCAGTCTGTCTCGCCCTTCACAGTGAATTCTGTCTGCTGGGCACCACATGACTATGGATTGATCCTGGCCTGTGGGAGCTCTGATGGGGCCATTTCGTTACTGAGCTACACGGGTGATGGACAATGGGAAGTCAAAAAAATCAGCAATGCACATACGGTAAGTCTGTTCCTTTGGAGCAGTACAGGGTTCTTGGAGCTACAGATAAGCACTGAGTTGATGCCTCAAAGAACTTGTAGACTAGATAAATACTGAAATACAATGAAATTATGTGAAACATTTTCCAGAATCAAGAAtaacttgttttaaattaatccaGAGTGGGAAGGTATACTTTGTAGTCactaaaatgaagtagaaaacaaGACATGTGAAGGTTACTAAACAGCACTGATCATTCTTGTTTATTAAGCATTATTGTTAAACACAGTGCTGGAAGTTACCTGGTAGGAAATGGCTTTGGTACTAAGAACACCTGTACAAACTGACTGTGAATAAACTGAAGCTGGAAAAACTGCAGGATTCATGTTTTTCCCAAAATAGTGGAGATTTTTGCTTAAGCAGAACTTGATAAGCTAATGGCAGTGGCTCTCAATAGAAGGAAATTAGGCTCCAGACCCACAGGTTCCCTCTACTCCTGCATTCCTAAATCTTAGCAACCGTGTACGTCTTGTGTCTTTTCAGTTTGTATCTCTGTTTCCACTGTTTACATATCCGAGATGATATTTGCACATAAACCAGTTACTTAGCTACCTAAGGCTTTCTGAATAAGTGCCTTACTGAGACTAGACTGTATCTGGATTTCTGATTCATCCTATATCCACCCAGCATTGTGCCAGGCTCGTTTTCCTAAGATGGGCTTATTCCTGCCCGCCCCCCCAACAGAGTATGCTAGGTGTCCTTTGCCCCCTcagcagcttttatttatttatttatttatttaaagtaagCAGcttttaataatgatattttttcttcaaatagatTGGATGTAATGCAGTTAGCTGGGCTCCTGCTGTTGTACCAGGAAGCCTTATAGAACAACCATCGGGTCAAAAACCAAACTACGTCAAAAGATTTGCCTCTGGTGGCTGTGACAACCTTGTCAAGATCTGGAAGTAAGTGCTCTGTGTTGCCAGACTTAAGAACTTACAAAACTTGATATCCTTTATAGTCTTTAAATGTCCCTGTTAGTATGTCAAGTAATATTTTCGGCACCTTTATGCTTTCATCTTTGAATTACTGTTTTAaagaagtgctttaaaaatggGAAACAACTTGGTGATGTATGATCTCGTACACGGTTATAGCCATTTGTGTCAGCCCTGCTTAATCTTATCTTGGAAAGTGGCTTTCTAATTGTCTTTGATTACCTCTGTCACTTGGACAATGGCAGATTTCTGTACAGTAACTGAAGATTGAATGCTCTTTGCCTATGCTGCTTTCTGTCCCCAGAAGGGATTTTGTCAGTTTAAGCCATAGAGCTTTTTGGAGAAGAGTGGGGAACACGTGTGCTTTGTATTATCTGCATAAACCAGGAGTCCGAAAGCCACAAAACCAAAGTCTTCCAGAACAGGAGATGAGAAATATGACTGGCTGCCACCTGTCTGACTGTATAAGTGTGTTTTCAGGGAAGAAGATGGTCAGTGGAAAGAAGAGCAGAAGCTGGAGGCTCATAGTGACTGGGTTCGAGATGTAGCCTGGGCTCCATCCATAGGTTTGCCAACAAGTACCATTGCTAGCTGCTCACAGGTGAGGCTTCTATTGGTGTGACAGAGGCAGGCTCTCAATGCCCTCGCTTCCATTTACTAGAGAAAAGGGCAAGAAAGTAAAGGAATAGTAAGGGTAGAACTGCTGTAACAGGTCCTCTTGGCAATCCTTTGCTGTATCTGGGTCTGTGCGTAAGAGCCTTTGATTCCTGTTCCTCCCAAACTCAGAAGCCCTGTGGAAGCATTTCTGGACAAAGGTTTGTGCGTGTATGGCTCTGTACCAAAGActgtcttttattttgaaaatcatgATCAGGATGGTCTCACTATGAGGAAGACCTTCAAACTGAAGTTGTATTTTAATGTCTCTGGATCAAATGCACTGAACTTCCagctaaaaatactgttttctaatAACTGGCATTCTTAGCTCTGATGTCCTCAACCTGTCCTCAACACTACAACCTGTAGTGTTCTTGCTGCTAATAATTctgtaaatgctttttttttatagcaaGAAGACTACTTAGTAAGCTGCTAACTTGCTGTCATGTGACTGGAAAGCAAAATCTCATTCTGGGGAAAAATTCAGctgatatatatgtattttgggAGCTCTTCTCTGGTGTTTGCAAGTCACCTTTTGCATGTAGTTTTTCTCATCAGAAAGTTGTACTCCTATTTTGCTTTGAGCTAGTAAGAAAACAGCCCCTTTGCTGTGTTGAGCAAAAATGCATGTAAACACATCTAGGGTTCATATCGGAGCTGTGATTTGGAAGTGTAGCCATAGGTGCAATGAAGGTCGTTTTTTTATAACTGATGGTCCAACCACCTCGGTCTGCTTGCTTTTGTAGGATGGCAGAGTGTTTATCTGGACATGTGATGATGCCTCTGGAAATTCATGGTCGCCAAAGTTGCTGCACAAGTTCAATGATGTTGTCTGGCATGTGAGTTGGTCCATTACTGCAAATATTCTTGCAGTGTCTGGAGGAGACAATAAAGTGAGTACTGCTGCCTTGGCTTTTACTCCTGCATGCCGTATTTTCAGAAAAGCTATTGTCACTTTTGTTTAAGTTAAGACTGTTGTAGATTCTCCTTTGCTgcaatggtaattttttttctttgacttgtcaAAAGGGGAAGATGACCCTAACCTTTGGCAAACTACTTGCACTGCATTCTTAGCCCTTACTGGAGATTAGAAATGCAGGCTTAACTTTATTTTGTAAGGTACTAAAAGCAGAATTCACATACTCTCCCTATACCACTGGATGATTATTCAGTATACAGCAACAAATAACTTGATACTTAGGACAACGCTGCAACACTTGACTTCTGTAACTGTAGACTGTCACCAAACTGTTGCCAGGTGACAGTTGCCAGGAAATGGGAAACCGAGAATGTATTAAAGTTGAAACTTCTTCCTGATGTGTTTTTGAGGTCACGCTATGGAAGGAATCGGTAGATGGACTGTGGGCATGTATCAGCGATGTCAACAAGGGCCAAGGAGGGGTGTCTGCTGTTACAGAAGGGCAGCAGAATGAGCAGTGATGCATGAGTGAATGTTCCAGCTGCAACAAGTGATCACTATACCTGACTTGCAATGTTTCTTGAACCGGATGAGAACTGATTTTATCTAAACTGGACATGAACATGGGAAACAACAATTACCCAATTTTATGAGCACTCTATAACTATTTCTGGAAGGCTACAATATGTTGATAATCAGCCTTAATTGACATTTCCTTAAATTTAAGGTAAAGAACATAGCAAAGTACTGTGCCTTATACTACTCCTTCATGCTGTAGAAGTTGTACCCTACTTCTCTGGTTTAGGGATCAAATTTAATTGGATATGCTGTGGTCAGACTTCAAGCACTTGGGTAGGAACAGGAGGAGGCTATCATAGTGGCGAGGTGTGCACCCCCCTCCTTTGTGCAAGGGGACAAATACTGTGTCCCGTCAAAGGCCAGAACTTTGTTTCAAGTGAGGGGAAGGGCTGGAGTTTTCAACATTAGATGACAGCATGCTAGCTGGCCCTTCGGGTAGTAGTGAAGTGGTGCTTAGCTCTTCCTGAAAATAAGTGCTTGGATATGTCAAAGTCTCTGTGCTTTACTGAAGATGAAAAGGAGTAGTGGAATGCATATGTCTTTTGCTTTACAATAATCTCAAAACTTGGTTATTTAACCAACATTAATAAATCAAACCataatttgaagattttttttttagccacacTTCTGTACTGTacctcaggttttttttgttgagaTACCAACAGAATAAAGTCCAATTGGTTAAAGCCTGTGTGCTGTATTTAATAATCTTTTCACAGGGCCCTTGTCAAGGCTGTCTAAAGTCTACCTTCAGTCAAGCCACAGTCATGTTGTCCTCCCATCCATGGTATTAGCTTTGTAATAGCTGGGAAAGTATTAGTCCACTAGAGACTAACACTGTATATAGTGtaagaaagaacaaatttttgCCTTCAGTTAAACTTATGTGCCATTGCACTTCAGGCAAGTATATTAGGCTCAAACAAACCACATTTCAGTATGCCTTCAGCTAAAAGCT
Coding sequences within it:
- the SEC13 gene encoding protein SEC13 homolog isoform X1 translates to MVSVINTVDTSHEDMIHDAQMDYYGTRLATCSSDRSVKIFDVRNGGQILIADLRGHEGPVWQVAWAHPMYGNILASCSYDRKVIIWKEENGTWEKTYEYTGHDSSVNSVCWAPHDYGLILACGSSDGAISLLSYTGDGQWEVKKISNAHTIGCNAVSWAPAVVPGSLIEQPSGQKPNYVKRFASGGCDNLVKIWKEEDGQWKEEQKLEAHSDWVRDVAWAPSIGLPTSTIASCSQDGRVFIWTCDDASGNSWSPKLLHKFNDVVWHVSWSITANILAVSGGDNKVTLWKESVDGLWACISDVNKGQGGVSAVTEGQQNEQ
- the SEC13 gene encoding protein SEC13 homolog isoform X2, with product MIHDAQMDYYGTRLATCSSDRSVKIFDVRNGGQILIADLRGHEGPVWQVAWAHPMYGNILASCSYDRKVIIWKEENGTWEKTYEYTGHDSSVNSVCWAPHDYGLILACGSSDGAISLLSYTGDGQWEVKKISNAHTIGCNAVSWAPAVVPGSLIEQPSGQKPNYVKRFASGGCDNLVKIWKEEDGQWKEEQKLEAHSDWVRDVAWAPSIGLPTSTIASCSQDGRVFIWTCDDASGNSWSPKLLHKFNDVVWHVSWSITANILAVSGGDNKVTLWKESVDGLWACISDVNKGQGGVSAVTEGQQNEQ